One window of the Halanaerobium saccharolyticum subsp. saccharolyticum DSM 6643 genome contains the following:
- the uvrC gene encoding excinuclease ABC subunit UvrC — protein sequence MTDNEYSKKHIEAQLKELPRQPGVYLMKDETGMIIYVGKAKSLRSRVRSYFRKNDQTYKTRMLVKYIDDFDYIMTDTEVEAYILEANLIKKHQPKFNIRLKDDKTYPFIKVTKNVDFPRVFKTRIVKNDGAEYFGPFADVDAIYKTLDVIKDIFKLRSCKKELKADQPEERPCLNFHIDKCLGPCIGAVGKEDYHELIDQVCLFLSGRQKELKQQVEEKMKEAAAERNFEKAARFRDALQAFEKLSESQKVMTDKNIDQDVVALVQSEEDTACAQMLLVRNGRLIGQEYFILQGTEEESKAETMASFLQQYYEQAAGIPDELLLNTEINYQDLLAERLADIKGKKVSIQYPQKGDKKKMLQMAERNAEQNLKKEDIRSKYEEKRTSGAVEKLGEILGMKNDPYHIEGFDISNIQGTDSVASMVVFKNGRPSKQDYRRFKIKTVEGPDDFSSMKEVVERRYARLLREDKKLPDLILIDGGKGQLSAAYEILELLGIEDLPIIGLAKREEEIFKPGESKPITLPHHTPTLQLLQRVRDEAHRFAVSYHRKLRSRRLTHSMLDEIPGVGETRRNALLQHFGSLAKIREAKIWQLKEVDGISGKTARKIYDYLRDNMRAY from the coding sequence ATGACAGATAATGAATATAGTAAAAAACATATTGAAGCCCAGTTGAAGGAGCTTCCCCGCCAGCCCGGGGTTTATCTGATGAAAGATGAAACGGGAATGATTATTTATGTAGGGAAGGCTAAATCTCTCCGCAGCCGGGTTCGTTCTTATTTTCGCAAAAATGATCAGACTTATAAAACCAGAATGCTGGTTAAATATATAGATGATTTTGATTATATAATGACTGATACAGAAGTGGAAGCTTATATCTTAGAGGCTAATTTAATTAAAAAACATCAGCCTAAATTTAATATTCGGCTTAAAGATGATAAGACATATCCTTTTATTAAAGTAACTAAAAATGTTGATTTTCCAAGAGTTTTTAAAACTAGGATAGTAAAAAATGATGGAGCAGAATATTTTGGTCCATTTGCTGATGTGGATGCAATTTATAAGACTTTAGATGTAATTAAGGATATTTTTAAACTCAGAAGCTGCAAAAAAGAATTAAAAGCAGATCAACCGGAAGAGCGTCCTTGTTTAAATTTTCATATAGACAAGTGTCTGGGTCCTTGTATTGGAGCAGTTGGTAAGGAAGATTATCATGAATTAATCGATCAGGTCTGTCTGTTTTTATCCGGACGTCAAAAAGAATTGAAACAGCAGGTTGAAGAAAAAATGAAGGAAGCGGCAGCTGAAAGAAATTTTGAAAAGGCAGCCCGTTTTCGAGATGCACTGCAGGCTTTTGAGAAGTTAAGTGAAAGCCAAAAAGTAATGACTGATAAAAATATTGATCAAGATGTAGTTGCTTTGGTTCAAAGTGAAGAGGATACTGCTTGTGCCCAGATGCTGCTTGTAAGAAATGGTCGGTTGATTGGTCAGGAATATTTTATTTTGCAGGGAACAGAAGAAGAAAGTAAGGCAGAAACGATGGCTTCATTTTTGCAGCAGTATTATGAACAGGCTGCTGGAATTCCGGATGAACTTTTGTTAAATACAGAAATTAATTATCAAGATTTGCTGGCCGAACGCCTTGCAGATATTAAAGGAAAAAAAGTGAGTATTCAGTATCCTCAAAAAGGTGATAAAAAGAAGATGCTGCAGATGGCTGAGCGTAATGCTGAGCAAAATCTTAAAAAGGAAGATATACGCAGCAAATATGAAGAAAAAAGAACTTCAGGTGCAGTAGAAAAACTTGGAGAAATTTTGGGGATGAAAAATGATCCTTATCATATTGAAGGCTTTGATATATCTAATATTCAGGGTACAGATTCAGTAGCTTCAATGGTAGTTTTTAAAAATGGTCGCCCTTCTAAGCAGGATTATCGTCGTTTTAAAATTAAAACTGTAGAAGGCCCAGATGATTTTTCCAGTATGAAAGAAGTTGTCGAAAGAAGATATGCTAGATTATTGCGGGAAGATAAGAAATTACCGGATTTGATATTAATAGACGGGGGTAAAGGGCAGCTAAGTGCTGCTTATGAAATTTTAGAGTTATTAGGAATAGAAGATCTTCCGATTATAGGACTGGCTAAACGAGAAGAAGAAATTTTTAAACCTGGAGAGAGTAAGCCTATAACTTTACCACATCACACTCCAACTCTGCAGCTGCTGCAGCGGGTGAGAGATGAAGCGCATCGTTTTGCAGTTAGCTATCACCGCAAGTTAAGATCACGTAGATTAACTCATTCAATGTTAGATGAGATTCCGGGAGTAGGAGAGACCAGACGGAATGCTCTGCTGCAGCATTTTGGTTCTCTGGCTAAAATTAGAGAAGCTAAGATCTGGCAGTTAAAAGAAGTAGATGGTATAAGTGGAAAAACGGCCCGCAAAATTTATGATTATTTAAGAGATAATATGAGAGCTTATTAA
- a CDS encoding GntR family transcriptional regulator — translation MVINKQSLTDQVYTMIKEQILNRELELGEQLNTRKIAEENGISLMPVRDALRRLANEELVENKPRVGFFVKNFSEAEINNILEVRKMHELYCLDNYFDQIDKKELAKLKEKFKNGNQKYFSNYDTQLHKEVIFASNNDYLIDSYLKMINHYTMLFSYLNYKRSETSRQEHIRLIDCILEGNKEKARSILFRHLDQVQISEDAEIKKRT, via the coding sequence ATGGTTATTAATAAACAAAGCTTGACAGATCAGGTATATACAATGATCAAAGAACAGATTTTAAATAGAGAATTAGAACTTGGTGAACAGCTTAATACTAGAAAAATAGCTGAGGAGAATGGTATTTCTCTGATGCCTGTAAGAGATGCATTGCGCCGACTGGCAAATGAAGAACTTGTAGAAAACAAGCCACGTGTAGGATTTTTTGTCAAGAATTTTTCTGAAGCAGAGATTAATAATATTTTAGAAGTTAGAAAGATGCATGAATTATACTGTCTTGATAATTATTTTGATCAAATAGATAAAAAAGAGTTAGCTAAACTTAAGGAAAAATTTAAAAATGGCAACCAGAAATATTTTAGTAATTATGATACTCAGCTGCATAAAGAGGTTATTTTTGCCTCAAATAATGATTATTTGATTGACAGTTATTTAAAGATGATTAATCATTATACTATGCTTTTTAGTTATTTAAATTATAAGAGATCTGAAACATCTAGACAGGAACATATAAGGTTAATAGATTGCATTCTGGAAGGAAATAAAGAAAAGGCCCGCAGTATTTTATTCAGGCACCTAGATCAAGTTCAAATTTCAGAGGACGCTGAAATTAAAAAAAGAACTTAA
- a CDS encoding glycoside hydrolase family 13 protein: MNRKWWKEAVVYQIYPRSFNDSNDDGIGDLRGIIEKIDYIEDLGVDVIWLTPINESPNYDNGYDISDYKKIMKEFGTLNDFKSLLKEAKKRDIKIIIDLVMNHTSHKHIWFQNSKKELNKKNDYYIWKKQKPNNWKSFFSGPAWEYDEERDEYYLHLYSKEQPDLNWENEDVKNEFKKIINWWIDLGVSGFRLDAIHHLGKSQEFTDININDFDDESQLFAAPEYTHRKKVHELLNEFNEELFTPNNLMTVGEIGYADLDTAYNYTCEENKEVNMVVQFDHLKLPDFKGHNLDNFKKIQQNWYDKLFKNAWIAQYLENHDQPRSITKYGDANFRRESGTLLATMLLTLPGTPFIYQGQEIGMTNVDFDSIEDYDDIKTINKYWDLIETGYSEEDFFQKLKYKSRDNARTPMQWTAEKYAGFSNTKPWLKINPNYKKINVKSAQNDENSILETYKKLINLRKKYSNCLVYGSYKEISSGNNKYIYLRKSKTTKMKIILNFSDSEIELDQNISEDYKLVFNNYNNQVDHLCPYEAQILIKKI, from the coding sequence TTGAATAGAAAATGGTGGAAAGAAGCAGTTGTTTATCAAATTTATCCAAGGAGTTTTAATGATAGTAACGATGATGGAATTGGGGACTTAAGGGGTATAATAGAAAAAATTGATTATATAGAAGACTTAGGTGTAGATGTTATTTGGTTAACTCCAATAAATGAATCACCAAATTATGATAATGGTTATGATATAAGTGATTATAAAAAAATAATGAAAGAATTTGGAACTTTAAATGATTTTAAAAGTTTATTAAAAGAAGCTAAAAAAAGAGATATTAAGATTATAATAGATTTGGTTATGAATCATACATCTCATAAACATATCTGGTTTCAAAATTCTAAAAAAGAATTGAATAAAAAAAATGATTACTATATTTGGAAAAAACAAAAACCTAATAATTGGAAATCGTTTTTTTCTGGTCCAGCCTGGGAATATGATGAAGAACGTGATGAATATTATTTACATTTATATTCTAAAGAACAGCCTGATTTGAATTGGGAGAATGAAGATGTAAAGAACGAATTCAAAAAAATAATTAATTGGTGGATAGATCTAGGAGTTTCTGGATTTAGATTAGATGCTATTCATCATTTGGGAAAAAGTCAAGAATTTACAGATATAAATATTAATGATTTTGATGATGAAAGCCAGCTTTTTGCAGCTCCAGAATATACTCATAGAAAAAAAGTTCATGAATTATTAAATGAATTTAATGAAGAATTATTTACTCCTAATAATCTTATGACTGTTGGAGAAATAGGTTATGCTGATTTAGATACAGCCTATAATTATACATGTGAAGAAAATAAAGAAGTTAATATGGTAGTTCAGTTTGATCATTTAAAACTTCCTGACTTTAAAGGACATAACCTTGATAATTTTAAAAAAATTCAACAGAATTGGTATGATAAATTATTTAAAAATGCTTGGATTGCTCAATATCTAGAAAATCATGATCAACCGCGTTCAATTACAAAATATGGAGATGCAAATTTCAGAAGAGAATCAGGAACTTTATTAGCTACAATGTTATTAACATTACCTGGGACTCCATTTATTTATCAGGGGCAAGAGATTGGAATGACAAATGTAGACTTTGATTCTATAGAGGACTATGATGATATAAAAACTATTAATAAATACTGGGACTTAATTGAAACTGGTTATTCTGAAGAAGATTTTTTCCAAAAATTGAAGTATAAAAGTAGAGATAATGCACGTACACCTATGCAGTGGACAGCTGAAAAGTATGCCGGCTTTAGTAATACCAAACCTTGGCTTAAAATTAATCCTAATTATAAAAAGATAAATGTTAAATCAGCTCAGAATGATGAGAATTCTATATTAGAAACATATAAAAAATTAATTAATTTAAGAAAAAAATATAGTAATTGTTTAGTTTATGGATCATATAAAGAAATAAGTTCTGGAAATAATAAATATATATATTTGAGAAAGTCCAAGACAACTAAAATGA